From a single Botrytis cinerea B05.10 chromosome 4, complete sequence genomic region:
- the Bcosh3 gene encoding Bcosh3 translates to MAGMEQLEIHSKSYIVRWVKVEEKHTISWSVQPHKKSINFGIVKHPGTGSSASVASTPRQANFDDAVHSLHPDSSSQRRLSATTDSRNDSSTAQDQLKAKGFILVEWCGKCEADKVSMGTFAVPVGHGGMYGLVFDNTFSKQISKTATFVLLTYPSNAPPHSSNLQKLQGLDGSHAQNSRKPSPNLSAAASESVESLQSTAMGRGASRGSMISRNDSEGGFSSYHVGVLQKRRRKKGQGYARRFFSLDFATCTLSYYYSRNSSALRGAIPLSLAAIAADERRREINIDSGAEIWHLKANNAKDFEDWTKALEKASNNARGPIGGVELETIPTPNVGLQIRTSYLQVPSNKEEENEWAQIEGLVSRIVGTRDAVRRLSKDTATPNRRHSHLLGAPSGSPLVEESADYFAPQTNQTSQTNEKRPFWKRKSSTPTPSTPTSMQRGVAAQLAVPVPAAASAVGEANADGSTPRKSRTSHEEQNIHDHCTSLLKDLDAVLSDFQTLIASSKRRRASNAAPMSARSTHSFESASTAEFFDAEAGDPDHSQVMIINRKSGEEETINSETEEEKDDCGASTSSSGGSEEVEHVNGAAALFPIKPKNLDPLPIKAAPKRRKAIPPATVMPPSLIGFLRKNVGKDLSTISMPVSANEPLSLLQRVAEQLEYCNLLNTAADQKDPIKRLLHVAAFAVSQFSNSRAKERAIRKPFNPMLGETFELVRSDQEVPGGFRLLVEKVSHRPVRMACQADSAKWSLGQSPAPNQKFWGKSAELITDGRVRMVLRLPDGIEERYTWNVATVFLRNVVMGEKYVEPVGNMTITNESTGAKALVEFKQKGMFGGRSEDVGVEAYDGEGKHTGTSLQGNWTSSLKLVEGGRSGPEIWKVGDLVDNAASCYGLTTFAAQLNEITEIEMGKLAQTDSRLRPDQRAAEAGKLDEAEDVKAKLEEAQRKRRRSMEERGEQWKAKWFVKVEGGVEEEGEEVWGLKGGKDGYWEERERVARGEGGWKGESVFEV, encoded by the exons ATGGCTGGCATGGAGCAATTAGAAATTCATAGCAAG TCGTATATTGTTCGATGGGTCAAGGTTGAGGAGAAACATACGATCTCATGGAGTGTTCAACCGCACAAAAAGTCCAT AAACTTTGGAATCGTCAAACATCCAGGAACAGGATCATCAGCAAGTGTAGCCTCCACCCCGCGACAAGCCAATTTCGACGATGCCGTCCACTCCCTCCATCCAGATTCCAGTTCGCAGAGAAGACTATCCGCGACCACCGATTCGAGGAATGATTCTTCCACCGCACAAGATCAGTTAAAAGCAAAGGGTTTCATATTAGTTGAATGGTGTGGAAAATGCGAAGCAGACAAGGTATCCATGGGTACATTCGCGGTACCGGTGGGTCATGGGGGAATGTACGGATTGGTGTTCGACAACACATTCTCGAAACAAATATCGAAGACTGCCACTTTCGTTCTTCTGACGTATCCATCTAATGCCCCTCCGCATTCGAGCAATCTACAAAAGCTACAGGGTCTGGATGGTTCGCATGCACAAAACAGCAGAAAACCAAGTCCAAATCTCTCAGCCGCAGCTTCGGAGTCCGTTGAAAGTTTGCAGAGTACGGCAATGGGTAGAGGTGCCAGTAGAGGTTCTATGATTAGCAGAAACGATAGTGAAGGTGGCTTTTCAAGCTACCATGTGGGTGTTTtacaaaagagaagaagaaagaagggacAGGGCTATGCTCGTAGATTTTTCTCTCTGGATTTCGCAACCTGCACGCTATCCTATTACTATAGTCGCAATTCATCAGCACTCCGAGGAGCAATTCCATTGAGCTTAGCTGCGATTGCGGCAGatgagaggaggagagaaatcaatatcgattCTGGTGCCGAAATCTGGCATTTGAAAGCAAACAATGCCAAGGATTTCGAGGACTGGACCAAAGCTTTGGAGAAGGCTAGCAATAATGCTAGAGGCCCCATCGGAGGTGTCGAATTGGAAACGATTCCAACACCGAATGTGGGATTGCAAATCAGGACCAGCTATCTACAGGTTCCGTCGAataaggaagaggaaaacgAATGGGCACAGATTGAAGGTCTTGTGAGTAGGATTGTAGGGACTAGGGATGCTGTTCGTAGATTATCAAAAGATACTGCTACACCAAATAGGCGACACTCACATCTTCTTGGGGCACCTTCCGGAAGTCCTCTAGTCGAAGAAAGTGCTGACTATTTTGCTCCTCAAACCAACCAAACCAGTCAAACCAATGAAAAGAGACCTTTTTGGAAACGAAAATCGAGTACGCCCACACCTAGTACACCGACATCGATGCAACGCGGTGTGGCCGCACAACTTGCGGTTCCGGTTCCTGCGGCAGCTTCTGCTGTTGGTGAGGCCAATGCGGATGGCTCAACCCCTCGAAAATCACGTACTTCACATGAAGAGCAGAACATTCATGACCATTGCACATCTTTACTTAAGGATCTTGACGCAGTACTCTCGGATTTTCAAACTTTAATAGCTAGCAGTAAACGTCGCCGTGCATCGAATGCTGCACCTATGTCTGCTAGGTCTACACACAGTTTTGAGTCAGCTTCTACGGCAGAATTTTTTGATGCAGAGGCTGGAGATCCGGATCATTCACAGGTCATGATTATTAATCGTAAGAGTGGGGAGGAAGAAACTATAAATTcagaaacagaagaagagaaggatgatTGTGGTGCTTCTACATCTTCTAGTGGAGGAAGTGAAGAAGTTGAACATGTGAATGGTGCAGCAGCACTGTTCCCAATCAAGCCCAAAAACCTTGATCCTTTGCCAATCAAGGCAGCCCCAAAACGCCGAAAAGCTATTCCACCTGCAACAGTTATGCCTCCAAGTTTGATCGGGTTTCTTAGAAAGAACGTGGGTAAAGATTTGAGTACTATCAGTATGCCAGTCTCAGCCAACGAACCTCTATCGTTATTACAACGCGTGGCAGAACAGCTTGAATATTGCAATCTCTTAAACACAGCCGCCGATCAAAAAGATCcgataaaaagattattacaTGTAGCAGCATTTGCAGTATCACAGTTCAGTAATAGTCGAGCTAAAGAACGCGCTATTCGTAAACCGTTCAATCCTATGTTAGGAGAAACTTTCGAGCTTGTGAGGAGCGATCAAGAAGTTCCGGGAGGGTTTAGACTGTTGGTGGAAAAAGTCTCGCATCGACCGGTTCGGATGGCTTGTCAAGCCGATTCGGCTAAATGGTCGTTGGGACAGTCGCCAGCTCCAAACCAAAAGTTCTGGGGGAAATCAGCGGAACTTATTACAGATGGTCGTGTAAGAATGGTTCTGAGGCTTCCAGATGGTATTGAAGAAAGGTATACTTGGAACGTCGCGACTGTGTTTTTGAGAAATGTAGTGATGGGAGAAAAATACGTGGAACCGGTGGGGAACATGACGATTACAAATGAAAGTACAGGAGCGAAAGCGTTGGTGGAATTCAAACAAAAGGGGATGTTTGGAGGTAGAAGCGAAGATGTAGGTGTGGAAGCATATGATGGGGAAGGAAAACATACGGGAACTAGTCTCCAGGGAAACTGGACCAGTTCGCTCAAACTCGTCGAAGGGGGACGTTCCGGGCCAGAGATCTGGAAAGTGGGAGACTTGGTGGATAATGCGGCGAGTTGTTATGGGTTGACGACGTTTGCGGCGCAACTTAATGAGATTACGGAGATTGAGATGGGGAAGTTGGCGCAGACGGATAGTAGGTTGAGGCCGGATCAGAGGGCGGCGGAGGCGGGGAAGTTGGATGAGGCGGAGGATGTCAAGGCGAAGTTGGAGGAGGCGCAGCGcaagaggaggaggagcatggaggagaggggggaaCAGTGGAAGGCGAAATGGTTTGTTAAGGTGGAGGGGGgtgtggaagaagaaggggaagaggttTGGGGGCTGAAAGGAGGGAAGGATGGGTAttgggaagagagggagagagttgcaagaggagaagggggcTGGAAGGGAGAGAGTGTTTTTGAGGTTTAG
- the Bcspt6 gene encoding Bcspt6 — MSMRDLIDGDVEVDEEENDEEFDEETGEARSAEPRRRNGGLEDDSSEEEDDDDEEAARAIREGFIVDEDEEDDDDARSRRRRREKKRRREQREEEGLDDEDLDLIGEANPEWERKTTQQPKFKRLKRGHREDNDQDRERGLDQIFSDDEEQDAPHDYERSFARPDHRIDEFADFIEEDELEDDERDRLAEEREVARPREKGYVGGAEASGLDKDALDDMEAIFGNGEDYDWALALEDEAEAAEAGDQNLELKDVFEPSQLAEKLLTDEDNYIRYSDEPERFQLDRKPYKHLQITDEQFKEEARWITSLIWPKKNFNGDMQAPFTKAISKVLEFFVVDEVEVPYVFQHRKDYLIHARKNKTRSDNPDAPEYEVSADKLLNQDDLWRILELDLKFRALIEKRNVLDKTYENLKLAVGISDATFEQMLPDAQTMEELQDIQDYLYFQYSSEIKSLQDSNGEVKEKRAGNKASRFDRVRKSRAYELVRAYGITADEVAGNVLMEGRKKYTEDPPLSPIDLADTLASPEDFPTGDGVLVAARSLFAEELFMSPKMRQHFRKHHYMQGLVSCARTDKGLKKIDEQHPYYELKYLRNQTFMDIASKPEMFLKMLKAEEEGLLEVRVSLQNERDFRRQLFGEFRSDNYSEVADAWNDERQKVLDIAFSKLERTITKGVKESMRTECQDSILKICREEYSRKLDQAPYKPRGMVLGTIPRVLALSNGNGDPNRDAVCWAYVEEDGRVLDHGKFDNLSRDQRAREAFVDLVRRKKPDVLGVSGFSVETHKLVSSLKELVQEHSLRGNEFDNEDGDGERSEPLDIIVVNDEVARLYKDSPRAAVDHPAFAPLARYCVGLAKYLQNPMKEYAALGKDIISLSFHPSQQLLPEDKLRRQLETAMVDMVNLCGVNINEAVNDAYTANLLPFICGLGPRKATAVLKSINANGGVVNTREELVGDPDNNKLPVVGPRVWNNCASFLYMEYESANPASDYLDNTRVHPEDYELGRKMAADALELDEEDVKAEVDEGGPGAIVRKLIKDDEQEKVNDLILEEYADQLEKNYNQRKRATLETIRAELLAPYEELRRNFGMLSDDEIFTMLTGETHESLCEGMIVSVNIRVAKDDFIIAKLDSGIEGRVEKDDGSDNPNASLNRLFSVGQTAQAKLLDVDRRNFAARLSLRESQMRPYRRRIDRDISTWDIHQEQKDREELREKDKATGRVQRVVKHPLFRPFNATQAEEYLGSQAPGDAVIRPSSKGNDHLAVTWKVADGVYQHLDVLELQKENEFSLGRQLRINNKYNYSDLDELIVDHVKAMSRKVEEMMLHEKFQKGSRTDTERWLTTYTEANPKRSVYAFCLDTRHPGYFHLCFKAGQQARVNSWAVRIVPNAFELLKSQYPDMKALCNGFKLRHTAEMNRR; from the exons ATGAGTATGCGCGATCTGATTGACGGTGACGTTGaggttgatgaagaggagaatgATGAGGAATTCGACGAGGAAACTGGTGAAGCTCGATCCGCGGAACCTCGAAGACGAAACGGAGGCTTGGAAGATGATtcaagtgaagaagaagatgatgacgatgaggagGCAGCTCGTGCA ATTCGAGAAGGCTTCATcgtagatgaagatgaagaggacgatgatgatgcgAGAAGTAGACGTCGCCGCAGAGAAAAGAAGCGTCGCAGAGAGCAGCGTGAAGAAGAGGGTttagatgatgaagatttggatctCATCGGAGAAGCAAATCCAGAATGGGAGAGAAAGACAACACAACAG CCAAAGTTTAAGCGTCTTAAGCGTGGCCACCGAGAAGACAACGACCAGGACCGAGAGCGAGGCCTAGACCAAATCTTctctgatgatgaagaacaaGATGCGCCACACGATTATGAGCGATCCTTTGCACGCCCAGATCATCGCATTGATGAATTCGCAGATTTCATCGAAGAAGACGAGCTTGAGGACGATGAAAGAGACAGACTTGCCGAGGAAAGAGAGGTAGCCCGCCCTAGAGAAAAGGGTTACGTTGGTGGTGCGGAAGCATCAGGTCTCGACAAGGATGCTTTGGATGATATGGAAGCTATCTTTGGGAATGGCGAGGACTACGATTGGGCTCTCGCTTTGGAGGACGAGGCTGAGGCAGCGGAAGCTGGAGACCAGAACCTTGAACTTAAAGATGTCTTCGAACCTTCGCAGCTCGCCGAGAAGTTACTTACAGATGAGGATAACTATATTCGGTACTCCGATGAACCGGAACGATTCCAGCTCGATCGAAAACCTTATAAACATTTACAAATCACCGACGAACAATTCAAAGAGGAAGCTCGATGGATCACAAGTCTCATCTGGCCAAAAAAGAACTTCAACGGAGATATGCAAGCTCCATTCACCAAAGCTATTAGCAAAGTCTTGGAGTTCTTTGTTGTGGATGAAGTCGAAGTTCCTTACGTATTTCAACATCGAAAGGATTATCTCATCCATGccagaaaaaacaaaacacgaTCGGATAACCCAGATGCGCCTGAATACGAAGTAAGCGCAGACAAACTCCTGAACCAAGACGACCTCTGGCGCATTTTGGAACTCGACTTGAAATTTAGGGCACTGATCGAGAAGCGTAACGTTCTAGACAAGACCTATGAGAACCTAAAGTTGGCCGTTGGTATTAGTGATGCAACCTTCGAGCAAATGTTACCGGATGCCCAAACTATGGAAGAGCTTCAAGATATCCAGGATTACCtgtattttcaatattcctCGGAAATCAAGTCTCTGCAAGATTCCAACGGTGAAGTCAAAGAAAAGCGAGCTGGCAACAAAGCATCAAGATTCGACCGTGTTCGCAAAAGCAGGGCTTATGAACTCGTGCGAGCTTATGGAATCACGGCCGACGAGGTTGCTGGAAACGTTTTGATGGAAGGCCGCAAAAAATACACAGAAGATCCTCCTTTGAGCCCAATCGATCTCGCCGATACTCTGGCTAGCCCAGAAGATTTCCCCACAGGCGATGGAGTTTTGGTAGCAGCACGAAGCTTATTCGCCGAGGAACTTTTCATGAGCCCGAAGATGCGCCAACATTTCAGAAAACATCATTATATGCAAGGACTCGTCAGCTGTGCTAGAACCGACAAAGGTCTcaagaagattgatgaaCAGCACCCTTACTACGAATTAAAATATCTCAGGAACCAGACTTTCATGGACATTGCAAGCAAGCCTGAGAtgtttttgaagatgttgaaagccgaggaagaaggattACTAGAGGTTCGAGTATCTCTCCAAAACGAACGCGATTTCAGAAGACAACTCTTTGGAGAGTTCAGGTCAGACAACTACAGTGAGGTAGCTGATGCGTGGAATGATGAAAGACAGAAAGTTCTCGACATAGCattttcaaagcttgaaaGGACTATCACCAAAGGAGTCAAAGAAAGCATGCGTACAGAGTGTCAAGATTCTATCCTCAAAATCTGTCGAGAAGAATACTCGAGAAAGCTTGACCAGGCGCCATACAAGCCGAGAGGCATGGTTCTGGGTACTATTCCTCGAGTGCTTGCTCTATCTAATGGTAATGGTGACCCCAATCGCGATGCCGTATGCTGGGCCTACGTCGAAGAGGACGGTCGGGTTCTGGATCATGGAAAGTTTGATAATCTTTCCAGAGACCAGAGAGCTAGAGAGGCATTTGTCGATTTGGTGCGTAGGAAGAAACCCGACGTTCTTGGAGTCAGTGGTTTCTCTGTCGAGACTCACAAGCTTGTGTCAAGCCTGAAAGAATTGGTGCAGGAACACTCTCTGCGAGGAAATGAgtttgataatgaagatgGCGACGGTGAGCGAAGTGAGCCTCTAGACATTATCGTCGTGAATGACGAAGTTGCTCGACTTTACAAAGACAGCCCAAGAGCCGCTGTCGATCACCCTGCATTTGCTCCACTCGCTAGATATTGTGTTGGCTTGGCCAAATATCTCCAGAACCCAATGAAGGAATACGCAGCCCTTGGAAAGGATATTATCTCATTATCCTTCCACCCATCTCAACAGTTGTTGCCAGAGGATAAGCTTCGAAGACAATTGGAGACTGCAATGGTGGATATGGTCAATCTCTGTGGTGTCAATATCAACGAAGCAGTTAATGACGCTTATACTGCAAACCTTTTACCTTTTATCTGTGGTCTTGGCCCTCGAAAGGCTACCGCTGTcctaaaatctattaatgcCAATGGTGGAGTGGTGAATACTCGTGAAGAACTTGTCGGTGATCCAGACAACAACAAATTGCCAGTTGTAGGTCCAAGAGTTTGGAACAACTGTGCCAGTTTCCTATACATGGAGTATGAAAGCGCAAATCCAGCTTCTGACTATCTTGACAATACCCGTGTGCATCCAGAGGACTACGAACTCGGTAGGAAGATGGCGGCCGATGCACTCGAgcttgatgaagaagatgtcAAGGCAGAAGTAGACGAGGGAGGACCAGGAGCCATTGTCCGGAAGCTCATCAAGGATGATGAGCAGGAGAAGGTGAACGACCTGATTCTTGAAGAGTATGCCGATCAATTGGAGAAAAATTACAACCAACGCAAACGTGCAACGCTCGAGACTATTCGCGCCGAGTTGTTGGCGCCATACGAAGAATTGCGCCGCAACTTTGGCATGCTGTCTGATGACGAAATTTTCACCATGTTGACTGGAGAAACTCATGAGTCGCTATGCGAAGGCATGATCGTATCTGTCAACATTAGAGTAGCAAAAGATGATTTCATCATCGCTAAGCTGGATTCTGGAATTGAAGGCCGTGTCGAGAAAGATGATGGCTCAGATAACCCCAACGCCTCTTTGAATCGTCTATTTTCTGTGGGCCAAACTGCTCAAGCCAAGTTGCTTGACGTTGATCGACGAAATTTTGCTGCCAGATTATCGCTACGCGAGTCACAAATGCGACCATACAGGAGACGCATTGACCGCGATATAAGTACCTGGGATATACATCAAGAGCAAAAGGATAGAGAGGAGCTCCGTGAAAAGGACAAGGCCACAGGCCGCGTCCAAAGAGTTGTCAAGCACCCTCTCTTCAGACCATTCAATGCCACCCAAGCCGAGGAATATCTCGGATCACAAGCTCCTGGAGATGCTGTTATCCGTCCTTCATCAAAGGGAAATGACCATCTGGCAGTTACATGGAAAGTCGCCGATGGCGTATACCAGCATCTTGATGTATTAGAGTTACAAAAGGAGAATGAGTTCTCACTTGGTCGACAATTGagaatcaacaacaaatacAACTACAGTGATCTTGACGAATTGATTGTGGATCATGTTAAGGCTATGTCCAGAAAGGTTGAAGAGATGATGCTGCATGAGAAATTCCAAAAGGGCAGCAGAACCGACACGG AACGTTGGTTGACAACCTACACGGAGGCTAATCCCAAGCGATCTGTATATGCTTTCTGTCTCGATACGAGACATCCTGGGTATTTTCATCTGTGCTTCAAAGCTGGCCAACAAGCGCGCGTCAATTCATGGGCCGTACGGATCGTTCCCAATGCctttgaattattgaagaGTCAATACCCTGATATGAAGGCATTGTGTAATGGATTCAAACTGCGCCATACGGCGGAAATGAatcgaagatga
- the Bcste7 gene encoding Bcste7 has product MSDGIGSVRTLKRKNVKGLALNAPPPRAAAPSESDIQIPGGISSESSRQTAQLEIGIEYKLDLKREDLEVLKDLGHGNGGTVSKVRHMATGTVMARKVIHVEAKKEMRRRIVRELQIMYDCNSEYIVNFYGAFLSDNNDVIMCMEYMDAGSLDRISTHFGPVRVDVLGKIAEATLGGLTYLYIKHHIMHRDIKPSNILVNSKGQIKLCDFGVSGELVNSVADTFVGTSTYMAPERIQGQKYTVKSDVWSFGLAIMELAIGKFPFDASEHLSDGDGAPSGILDLLQQIVYEPAPRLPKSEAFPQILEDMIQKCMSKTPEERPTPQELYEREPFVQAAKRTPVDLREWAVSMLERDNRKSHLAPQLSPASRDVLRGDDSPNASQTPTSGDIPIKNADPRSSVTSPQYNENHNPRSRSPTKNGSISGRGGAAFHPGLPIRGSTTNSIPKLAALNAPDPHEGNGPSSANTPNFTTTTLPMRPAPAGPLPPPPRKHSEDNSHKESRRQATFGNGLYGSGYAAQGS; this is encoded by the exons ATGTCGGACGGTATTGGTTCGGTGCGCAcattgaagaggaagaatgtGAAAGGTCTAGCATTGAATGCACCCCCACCTCGTGCTGCGGCACCATCCGAGAGCGATATACAGATTCCTGGTGGAATTAGCAGTGAAAGCAGTAGACAGACCGCACAACTAGAGATTGGAATCGAATACAAgttggatttgaagagagaagatttAGAAGTCCTGAAAGATCTCGGCcatggaaatggaggaacTGTCAGCAAAGTCAGACATATGGCTACAGGCACGGTCATGGCGAGAAAG GTTATACATGTCGAAGCCAAAAAGGAAATGCGTCGTCGAATCGTTCGAGAACTACAAATTATGTACGACTGCAATTCGGAATACATCGTCAACTTTTATGGTGCATTTTTGAGCGATAACAACGATGTCATTATGTGTATGGAGTATATGGATGCTGG ATCTCTAGATAGGATCTCGACACATTTCGGTCCTGTTCGAGTTGATGTACTAGGAAAGATCGCGGAAGCTACCCTCGGAGGTCTCACGTACCTTTacatcaaacatcacatcatgcATCGAGATATTAAGCCATCCAATATTCTGGTGAACTCGAAAGGTCAGATTAAGCTGTGTGATTTCGGTGTTTCAGGAGAGTTGGTCAATTCAGTGGCAGACACCTTCGTTGGAACATCTACATATATGGCACCAGAGAGAATTCAAGGACAAAAATACACTGTAAAGTCTGACGTGTGGAGTTTTGGTCTCGCCATCATGGAGCTCGCAATTGGAAAGTTTCCTTTTGATGCTAGTGAGCACTTATCTGACGGAGATGGAGCACCATCGGGTATTCTTGACCTTCTTCAGCAAATTGTTTATGAACCTGCGCCAAGGCTACCCAAGAGCGAAGCTTTCCCTCAAATTCTTGAAGATATGATCCAGAAATGCATGTCTAAGACTCCAGAAGAGAGGCCTACCCCTCAAGAGCTTTAT GAGCGTGAACCTTTCGTCCAAGCTGCCAAGCGAACCCCCGTGGATCTTCGTGAGTGGGCCGTCAGTATGTTAGAAAGAGACAACCGCAAGTCACATCTTGCACCTCAATTATCACCAGCGAGTAGAGATGTCTTACGCGGCGATGATTCACCTAATGCTTCGCAAACGCCTACATCAGGAGATATTCCTATTAAAAATGCCGATCCACGTTCCTCGGTAACTTCACCGCAATACAACGAAAACCATAACCCAAGATCTCGCTCTCCTACCAAGAATGGTAGTATTTCGGGTCGAGGAGGTGCAGCATTCCATCCTGGTCTACCCATAAGAGGCAGTACCACCAACTCGATACCAAAACTTGCAGCACTGAACGCACCTGACCCACATGAGGGCAATGGTCCATCTAGCGCAAATACACCCAATTTTACTACCACAACCCTTCCAATGCGTCCAGCTCCAGCAGGCCCcttaccaccaccacccagAAAACATTCCGAAGATAACAGCCATAAAGAAAGTCGACGTCAGGCAACGTTTGGTAATGGCCTATATGGCTCAGGCTATGCAGCTCAGGGCTCATAA